A single Phragmites australis chromosome 4, lpPhrAust1.1, whole genome shotgun sequence DNA region contains:
- the LOC133916842 gene encoding uncharacterized protein LOC133916842, which translates to MPCRVTYWLRNQLGKPRTPALKKSEKDYHCKLEKRRPEEMTILNLPLCHLAVHPVYRGAASSGGGMPLRPMGERSRSRKDLVLNCPSPRSLTTCALKTPSYGGRSREKIDPRGLFTFSYKFSTDIPMSETSGASIDEYLQNSPRIVGAVFPDQRKRRKLNDQEWSVQLLPIQFLFLSASPVIVMRFVSKSGGKEYPPNVPVHATSLLLMEVTDYKLKGLDSNATPSHLALTVRGMLYPQREGRKSLRGHVEMTVGFNLPPVLALVPDSIIRGVGETVLRQLAEQMKQDFDTGLAADFKKYRREKLTERRTSP; encoded by the exons ATGCCTTGTAGAGTTACTTATTGGCTCAGGAATCAATTAGGGAAACCCAGAACTCCGGCTCTGAAGAAGAGTGAGAAAGATTATCATTGCAAGTTAGAGAAGAGGAGACCAGAAGAGATGACAATACTGAACCTCCCTTTATGCCATCTTGCAGTCCATCCAG TCTATAGGGGTGCTGCATCATCAGGAGGGGGCATGCCACTCAGACCAATGGGAGagagatcaagatcaagaaagGACCTTGTTCTGAATTGTCCGTCGCCGCGGTCGCTCACCACATGCGCTCTGAAGACGCCTTCATACGGCGGCAGATCGAGGGAGAAGATCGATCCCAGAGGCCTGTTCACCTTCTCCTACAAGTTTAGCACTGACATCCCCATGAGTGAGACATCAGGG GCATCAATCGATGAGTACCTCCAGAACAGTCCCAGGATTGTTGGAGCTGTTTTTCCGGATCAGCGCAAAAGAAGAAAGCTCAATGAT CAAGAATGGAGCGTTCAGCTTTTGCCCATCCAGTTCCTCTTTCTGTCGGCGTCGCCGGTGATCGTCATGCGGTTCGTCAGCAAATCTGGCGGGAAGGAGTACCCACCCAACGTCCCCGTCCACGCCACCAGCCTCCTCCTAATGGAAGTG ACAGACTACAAGCTGAAAGGCCTGGACAGCAACGCCACGCCGTCGCATCTCGCCCTGACCGTCCGCGGCATGCTGTACCCGCAGCGGGAGGGCAGGAAGAGTCTCAGGGGGCATGTCGAGATGACCGTCGGCTTCAACCTCCCGCCGGTGCTCGCCTTGGTCCCGGACAGCATCATCAGAGGCGTCGGCGAGACG GTGTTGAGGCAGCTAGCAGAGCAGATGAAGCAGGACTTCGATACAGGGCTGGCAGCGGATTTCAAGAAGTACAGGAGGGAGAAGCTAACTGAAAGGCGCACTTCGCCCTGA
- the LOC133916843 gene encoding uncharacterized protein LOC133916843, whose protein sequence is MAASSPSLHPPPPAAASATLAGNLTASSLLSIPPPRPLLAAVHRRAVVAAAASPRPPPPPSPEGDGDEKDAERAMGMDGGIPGTSGEFLRRVSSRAYGMRRHLMESLDSLAYDVLETNPWREDSKPVYVLARRDNHLWTMKTRRNRSEVERELGMLFSKGRGSGVGTKSKYSGSKFNMLVEDIREGVLVFEDEDDAVRYCDILQGGGQGCEGIAEIEASSVFNMCHNMKALAVLFRHGRTPPSPQSLEHDLRARKRSLED, encoded by the exons ATGGCAGCTTCCTCGCCGTCTCTCCATCCGCCACCGCCGGCTGCGGCCTCCGCAACCCTGGCCGGGAACCTCACGGCCTCATCCCTCCTCTCCAtcccgccgccgcggccccTCCTTGCCGCGGTGCACCGGCGGGCGGTcgtggccgcggcggcgtcgccccggccgccgccccCACCGTCGCCGGAGGGGGACGGCGACGAGAAGGATGCGGAGAGGGCGATGGGGATGGACGGAGGCATCCCCGGGACCTCCGGCGAGTTCCTGCGCCGGGTCTCCTCCCGCGCCTACGGCATGCGACGCCACCTCATGGAGTCGCTTGACTCCCTCGCCTACGACG TATTGGAGACAAACCCATGGAGAGAAGATTCCAAGCCAGTCTATGTACTGGCTAGAAGAGATAACCATCTATGGACAATGAAAACGCGCAGGAACCGCAG CGAAGTTGAAAGGGAACTTGGAATGCTTTTCTCAAAGGGAAGGGGTTCAGGAGTTGGGACTAAATCAAAGTACTCTGGCTCCAAGTTTAACATGCTTGTTGAAGATATCAGAGAGGGAGTACTG GTATtcgaggatgaggatgatgctgTTAGATACTGTGACATCCTGCAGGGTGGCGGTCAAGGCTGCGAGGGAATTGCAGAGATAGAAGCTTCATCA GTTTTCAATATGTGCCATAATATGAAAGCCCTTGCTGTTCTTTTCCGCCATGGAAGGACTCCTCCATCGCCTCAAAGCCTTGAGCACGACTTAAGGGCGAGAAAGCGGTCACTGGAAGACTAG
- the LOC133916844 gene encoding late embryogenesis abundant protein, group 3-like, which produces MAIVPRSRRLSVPAALLLLLMVVVASAAAAGVADWAKDKISEGLGLKHQVDVDEEEAARKADHTVKSARESAQDAASEVGKKAGDAKEAAGEAAAGASNKAGQAKDKAKETVKDPAGEASKAGYAKQKIKEAAEAASEQGAEAHERTKQTKAKAEEKAGQGYENAKDMAGKAQETLRQTTDAAAEKAGAAKDAAAEKAGAAKDTAAEKAGAAKDAAADKAGSAKDAAWEKAEAAKGKATGAKDAAWETAKEKANEGYEKVKEMTRETAEAAKERLEEVKERVTGADVDGREKHLRADVDGTGKRRTVDEL; this is translated from the exons ATGGCGATCGTGCCGCGGTCGAGGAGGCTCTCAGTCCCCgcggcgctgctgctgctgctgatggtGGTAGTGGCCTCGGCTGCTGCGGCGGGCGTGGCGGACTGGGCCAAGGATAAGATCTCCGAGGGGCTCGGGCTCAAGCACCAGGTCGAtgtcgacgaggaggaggccgcgcgCAAGGCCGACCACACCGTCAAGTCCGCGCGCGAGTCCGCCCAGGACGCCGCCTCCG AGGTAGGGAAGAAGGCGGGGGACGCGAAGGAGGCGGCAGGGGAGGCTGCGGCGGGCGCGTCAAACAAGGCGGGCCAGGCCAAGGATAAGGCGAAGGAGACGGTGAAGGACCCGGCCGGCGAGGCGTCCAAGGCGGGGTACGCCAAGCAGAAGATCAAGGAGGCGGCCGAGGCGGCGAGCGAGCAGGGCGCCGAGGCGCACGAGCGGACGAAGCAGACCAAGGCCAAGGCCGAGGAGAAGGCCGGCCAGGGGTACGAGAACGCCAAGGACATGGCCGGCAAGGCGCAGGAGACGCTGCGGCAGACCACGGACGCCGCGGCCGAGAAGGCCGGGGCTGCGAAGGACGCAGCAGCGGAGAAGGCCGGGGCGGCGAAGGACACCGCAGCGGAGAAGGCAGGCGCCGCGAAGGACGCCGCGGCTGATAAGGCGGGCTCCGCCAAGGATGCGGCTTGGGAGAAGGCGGAGGCGGCCAAGGGGAAGGCGACGGGCGCGAAGGACGCCGCGTGGGAGACGGCCAAGGAAAAGGCCAACGAAGGATACGAGAAGGTGAAGGAGATGACGAGGGAGACGGCGGAAGCGGCCAAGGAGAGGCTCGAGGAGGTGAAGGAGAGGGTGACCGGCGCGGACGTAGACGGCAGGGAGAAGCACCTGAGGGCGGACGTCGACGGCACGGGCAAGCGCCGGACGGTCGACGAGCTGTGA
- the LOC133916846 gene encoding F-box/kelch-repeat protein At1g55270-like yields MRAAAGGSLPRRAAGIRVRAPLVESVSCYCRVDGGLKTVVSARKFVPGAKLCMQPDIIPNKRKSRCKERCHPQSPLLPGLPDELAISCLMRVARVEHPNVRLVCKRWNRLLSGNYYYSLRKKFGMAEEWVYIFKRDRDQKLSCYAFDPVNQLWKSLPPVPPEYSEAVGFGSAVLNGCYLYLFGGKDPVRGSMRRVVFYNARINKWLRAPDMLQKRHFFGSCVINNCLYVAGGECEGIHRTLRSAEVYDPNRNRWSCIAEMSTGMVPSIGVVYDGKWFLKGLDSHRHVVSEVYLPTSKMWSATGDDMVTGWRNPSISFNGRLYSVDCRDGCKLRVYNRETGSWIRFLDTRRHLGSSRALEAAALISLNGKLCIIRNNMSITLIETSDPTTVTEIDSARMWETFTRKGQHRSFMANLWATIAGRNLKTHIMHCQVLQV; encoded by the exons ATGCGTGCGGCTGCCGGAGGATCCCTGCCGCGACGTGCGGCTGGTATCCGTGTCCGCGCGCCACTG GTAGAGTCTGTCTCCTGCTACTGCAGGGTAGATGGAGGTCTTAAAACCGTTGTAAGTGCTAGGAAGTTTGTCCCTGGTGCAAAGCTGTGCATGCAACCTGATATCATACCAAACAAGCGCAAGTCTAGGTGCAAGGAGAGGTGCCATCCTCAGTCACCACTGCTGCCTGGCCTTCCTGATGAACTGGCTATTTCCTGTCTCATGCGGGTTGCTCGAGTCGAGCATCCAAATGTCCGGTTAGTCTGTAAACGATGGAACCGACTTTTGTCTGGGAATTACTATTACTCCTTGCGTAAGAAGTTTGGCATGGCAGAAGAATGGGTTTACATCTTCAAAAGGGACCGTGATCAGAAGCTATCTTGTTATGCCTTTGATCCAGTAAACCAGCTCTGGAAGTCACTGCCTCCAGTTCCGCCAGAGTATTCAGAAGCTGTTGGCTTTGGTTCTGCTGTTCTCAATGGATGCTATCTGTACTTATTTGGTGGGAAAGACCCAGTACGTGGGTCTATGAGGCGTGTTGTATTTTATAATGCTCGGATAAATAAATGGCTTCGAGCTCCGGATATGCTACAAAAAAGGCACTTCTTCGGTTCTTGTGTCATAAACAACTGCCTCTATGTTGCTGGTGGGGAGTGTGAAGGGATACATAGAACTCTAAGGTCTGCTGAGGTCTATGATCCGAACAGGAACAGATGGTCTTGCATTGCTGAAATGAGCACAGGAATGGTGCCCTCCATTGGAGTAGTATATGATGGCAAGTGGTTCCTAAAAGGGCTCGATTCTCATCGCCATGTCGTGAGTGAGGTCTATCTGCCAACATCTAAAATGTGGTCAGCCACCGGTGATGACATGGTTACGGGCTGGCGGAATCCAAGCATCTCCTTTAATGGACGGCTTTATTCAGTTGATTGTCGTGATGGCTGTAAGCTTAGAGTTTATAATAGAGAGACAGGATCATGGATAAGATTCTTGGACACTAGGCGCCATCTGGGCAGCTCACGGGCTCTTGAAGCtgcagccttaatctcactAAATGGGAAGCTCTGCATTATCCGTAACAATATGAGCATCACTCTTATTGAAACATCAGACCCAACAACAGTTACTGAGATTGACAGTGCCCGCATGTGGGAGACTTTTACTCGAAAGGGGCAGCACAGATCTTTCATGGCAAACCTGTGGGCAACCATTGCAGGTCGTAATCTAAAGACCCACATTATGCATTGTCAAGTGCTCCAAGTTTGA
- the LOC133916847 gene encoding serine/threonine-protein phosphatase PP2A-4 catalytic subunit-like isoform X1: MEPMSVDSGGLDAQIEQLMQCRPLAEQEVKSLCEKAKEILMEESNVQPVKSPVTICGDIHGQFHDLVELFQIGGKCPDTNYLFMGDYVDRGYYSVETVTLLVALKVRHPHRITILRGNHESRQITQVYGFYDECLRKYGNANVWKIFTDLFDYFPLTALVESEIFCLHGGLSPSIENLDGVRSLDRVQEVPHEGPMCDLLWSDPDDRCGWGISPRGAGYTFGQDISEQFNHTNNLKLVARAHQLVMEGYNWAHEQKVVTIFSAPNYCYRCGNMASILEVDDCNNHTFIQFEPAPRRGEPDVTRRTPDYFL, encoded by the exons ATGGAGCCCATGAGCGTCGACAGCGGCGGCCTGGACGCGCAGATCGAGCAGCTGATGCAGTGCCGCCCGCTCGCCGAGCAGGAG GTTAAGTCACTGTGCGAGAAGGCCAAGGAGATATTGATGGAGGAAAGCAACGTTCAG CCTGTCAAAAGCCCAGTGACAATTTGTGGCGATATCCATGGACAATTCCACGATCTTGTAGAGCTTTTTCAGATCGGAGGGAAG TGTCCAGATACCAATTATTTATTTATGGGGGATTATGTAGATCGGGGCTACTATTCTGTTGAGACTGTCACT CTGCTGGTAGCACTAAAGGTGCGCCACCCACATCGAATTACAATCCTTCGTGGAAACCACGAGAGTCGACAG ATTACACAGGTGTATGGATTCTACGATGAATGCCTACGAAA GTATGGCAATGCAAATGTATGGAAGATATTTACAGATCTTTTTGATTATTTTCCTCTGACAGCGCTG GTGGAATCTGAAATTTTCTGCCTCCATGGTGGTTTATCTCCATCAATTGAGAATCTTGATGGTGTCCGTAGCTTAGATCGTGTCCAAGAGGTTCCTCATGAGGGACCTATGTGTGATCTTTTATGGTCAGATCCAGACGATCGATGTGGTTGGGGCATATCTCCTCGTGGCGCTGGCTACACTTTTGGCCAG GACATATCAGAGCAGTTTAATCACACGAACAATCTCAAGCTTGTAGCTCGGGCTCATCAATTAGTTATGGAGGGATATAACTGGGCTCAT GAACAAAAAGTTGTCACCATATTCAGTGCTCCAAACTATTGCTACCGATGTGGCAACATGGCATCCATTTTGGAAGTTGACGACTGCAACAATCACACATTTATCCAG TTTGAACCAGCCCCTAGGAGAGGTGAGCCAGACGTGACACGGAGAACACCGGATTATTTCCTTTGA
- the LOC133916847 gene encoding serine/threonine-protein phosphatase PP2A-4 catalytic subunit-like isoform X2, whose amino-acid sequence MVCSLWEGSFESFRCCGSDMVKSLCEKAKEILMEESNVQPVKSPVTICGDIHGQFHDLVELFQIGGKCPDTNYLFMGDYVDRGYYSVETVTLLVALKVRHPHRITILRGNHESRQITQVYGFYDECLRKYGNANVWKIFTDLFDYFPLTALVESEIFCLHGGLSPSIENLDGVRSLDRVQEVPHEGPMCDLLWSDPDDRCGWGISPRGAGYTFGQDISEQFNHTNNLKLVARAHQLVMEGYNWAHEQKVVTIFSAPNYCYRCGNMASILEVDDCNNHTFIQFEPAPRRGEPDVTRRTPDYFL is encoded by the exons ATGGTGTGTAGTTTGTGGGAGGGCAGCTTTGAATCATTCCGATGCTGTGGTTCAGATATG GTTAAGTCACTGTGCGAGAAGGCCAAGGAGATATTGATGGAGGAAAGCAACGTTCAG CCTGTCAAAAGCCCAGTGACAATTTGTGGCGATATCCATGGACAATTCCACGATCTTGTAGAGCTTTTTCAGATCGGAGGGAAG TGTCCAGATACCAATTATTTATTTATGGGGGATTATGTAGATCGGGGCTACTATTCTGTTGAGACTGTCACT CTGCTGGTAGCACTAAAGGTGCGCCACCCACATCGAATTACAATCCTTCGTGGAAACCACGAGAGTCGACAG ATTACACAGGTGTATGGATTCTACGATGAATGCCTACGAAA GTATGGCAATGCAAATGTATGGAAGATATTTACAGATCTTTTTGATTATTTTCCTCTGACAGCGCTG GTGGAATCTGAAATTTTCTGCCTCCATGGTGGTTTATCTCCATCAATTGAGAATCTTGATGGTGTCCGTAGCTTAGATCGTGTCCAAGAGGTTCCTCATGAGGGACCTATGTGTGATCTTTTATGGTCAGATCCAGACGATCGATGTGGTTGGGGCATATCTCCTCGTGGCGCTGGCTACACTTTTGGCCAG GACATATCAGAGCAGTTTAATCACACGAACAATCTCAAGCTTGTAGCTCGGGCTCATCAATTAGTTATGGAGGGATATAACTGGGCTCAT GAACAAAAAGTTGTCACCATATTCAGTGCTCCAAACTATTGCTACCGATGTGGCAACATGGCATCCATTTTGGAAGTTGACGACTGCAACAATCACACATTTATCCAG TTTGAACCAGCCCCTAGGAGAGGTGAGCCAGACGTGACACGGAGAACACCGGATTATTTCCTTTGA